The Setaria italica strain Yugu1 chromosome VIII, Setaria_italica_v2.0, whole genome shotgun sequence genome includes the window GTCGCGCTACCACCATGCATCACCCGGCTACAGAAGCTGCAGTACATTCGTGCAGGTACCACCATAGCGTTCACGCAAGATGACAGCTTGTCCTCGGGGGAGCATTCGACTCCATTGAGTAGGAGGTCAAACGCTATGGCGTCCCGCTTGCTTGCCAGATTCAGCAGACGTGGACCTGATGGCTCTTGCAGGAATGGTGTTGAGGTGCCAAGAGGGATCGCGAGACTGAAAGCCTTGCAGACGCTTGGTGCTATACATGTAAATACTGCAGGGGATGCCACTTTTAATGAGATCGATTCCCTTCTCTCTCGCGACCAGTTGAAGAAACTCGAATTGTTCAGGATCAACCGCAAAACCAGCATTTGGAATCATTGGAGCAGTTTACATATGGCACAGCATTTGGAATCATTATCTTTGCAGTTTGAGAAGAGCGATCATTTTGTTCATTGGGACTACATCTCCCTTCCCAGAAGCCTACGGAGCCTAAAGATGCACGGCCATGTAGAGCAGGTCCCACCAAGTATCAGGGATCTTGGTATTCTCGTGAAGCTGACTTTAGAGAAGACTACACTGTTCACAACAGGTGAGATAAAGGTCATCGGGAGCTTACCAAGTCTGCGTACTCTGCGCCTCCGTGTCAATAAAGATCAAGATGGCGAGCTCCAATTTCACTCTGGCCTTTTCAGCAAACTCGAGGTCCTCGAGATTGCCTGCAAATGGAAATTACGTGTAAGGTTTGACATTGATGCAATGGAAAAGCTTGAGCAGCTGAAGATTCACTGCCTTCAGGGGTCGGAGATGCAGTTCTCTGGGTTAGAGCACCCGGTTTCCCTCAAGCAAGTCTGGCTTATGGGTTCCTTCGACGACGCACTCAAGGTAGCATTGGGGCAGCAACTTGTCAAGCATCTgaagaaacctgctctgaaactggaggttgagccacGTTCGTCCCAGGAGTCGTCCGAGGAGTCGAACTAAGGTATGTAGGCAATTGTTTCTGTTGTATGCCTGCCATTCGTACTTCCTTTCTTCTATTACTCTATCTAAACCTAGCATCCGGTTTACCACAGGGAAGTCCGACACTCCAACTTGCAGGTTTGGAAGACGACACGCTAGGTGATCATCCTAAGAAATCAGGCATGCTGGCTCGCCGACCGGCTCGGCAtcgaggaggcggcgctgggGACCAACCCAGAGTTTCATTCCTTACGTGGCATACTTGCCTGGATGCATTCTTACTTCAGTTACTTGCATGCTTGCCCTCGGCATCTCAAGAAATGCATGCTTTATCTATCGGTCTTTCCTCAAGACAGCATCATCCGGAGGATGCGTTTGGTGAGGCGGTGGATCGCGGAGGGCTACTCAAAGGGCACCGACAGCATTAGCATGGAGAAGTACGCGGAGAAGCTTTTTGACGAGGTTGCTGCACTGAGCATCATGCAGCCAGTACTCAAGGCAAGTAAGGTTATTGGGTACCGAGTCAATGGTTTCTTCCGCGAGTATATCATCTCGCGGCCGGTGGAAGAGAGAGTTTTCTTTCCAGTGGAAGTCTCTGCACTGGAGCGCGGGCATGGCCGGCTGACCACAGAAGGCATAGGACAGCACCTAGCTGTTGGGACATTCTGGAATGCTGACCGGGTTGTGTTCGAGGGTTTGGACTTCTCACGGCTTCGGTCTTTGACAGTGTTTGGAAAGTTTTGGCCATGGTACGTCTCGGACAGGATGAGGGTGCTTCGGGTGCTGGATCTAGAGAATGCAATAGGAGGGAATTCTGCTTTTGAGGAGATAGTGAAGCTGTCTCGTCTGAAGTTCCTCTCGCTAAGAGGACAGAGGACTGTTTCGCGACTGCCAGATTCCGTGGGTGAGCTGGTGCAGCTGCAAACTCTGGATATCAGAGACACCTCTATAGTCGCGCTACCACCATGCATCACCCGGCTACAGAAGCTGCAGTACATTCGTGCAGGTACCACCATAGCGTGGACGCAAGATGACAGCTTGTCTGCGGGGGAGCATTCGACTCCATTGAGTAGGAGGTCCCGCTTGCTTGCCAGATTCAGCAGACGTGGACCTGATGGCTCTTGCAGGAATGGTGTTGAGGTGCCAAGAGGGATCGCGAGACTGAAAGCCTTGCAGACGCTTGGTGCTATTGATGTAAATACTGCAGGGGATGCCACTCTTCGTGAGATCGCTTCCCTTGTCTTTCGCCAGTTGAAGAAACTCGAAGTGTCTGGGATCAACCGCAAAACCAGAGCATTGTTTAATGGGAATTTAGATGAGGCACAGCATTTGGAATCATTGTCTTTGCAGTTTGAGAAGAACGACCATTTTGTTCATTGGAACTACATCCGCTTTCCCCGAGGCCTACGGAGCCTAAAGATGCACGGCCATGTAGAGCAGCTCCCACCAGATATCAAGTATCGTAACAATCTCTTGAAGCTGACTTTAGAGAAGACTACACTGTTCACAACAGGTGACATAAAGGTCATCGAGAGCTTACCAAGTCTGCGTACTCTGCGCCTCCGTGTCAATAAAGATCAAGATGGCGAGCTCCAATTTCACTCTGGCCTTTTCAGCAAACTCGAGGTCCTCGAGATTGCCTGTAAATCGAAGTTAAGTGTATGGTTTGACAATGGTGCAATGGAAAAGCTTGAGCAGCTGAAGATTCACTGCCTTCAGGGGTCGGAGATGCAGTTCTCTGGGTTAGAGCACCTGGTTTCCCTCAAGCAAGTCTGGCTTATAGGTTTCTTTGGCGATGCACTCAAGGTAGCAttgaagcagcaacttcacaaGCATCTGAAGATACCTGCTCCGAAACTGCAGGTTCTCTACTAAGGTATGTAGGCAATTGTTTCTGTTGTATGCCTGCCATTCGTACTTCCTTTCTTCTATTACTCTATCTAAACCTAGCATCCGGTTTACCACAGGGAAGTCCGACACTCCAACTTGCAGGTTTGGAAGACGACACGCTAGCTGATCATCCTAAGAAATCAGTTTTGAAGCTGCAGGGAGCCATGTTTTATCCTGATGGCCTGGCGGGTATTTACTGAAGTTCGAGATGCTGACTGCCAGCCGTCGCCCAATCCAGTATTCTCAGCCGAGAAGGATTAGCTCCAAGTCTCTTGTCTGGGTCGTGTAACTGTCTCTTACTGTCATTAGTAGAAACCATTACCTGTTTTTTACCTCGAAAGCGTAGTAGAGCTGTGTATCATTATAATAAAGAAGCAGAAAACAATACTGTATGCTAATGAACACACTGAAATTTTATATTGGTCTATATGTACCAATAAGGCTCTTGTGTCTCGTGTACATCCACGAAAAGGTCTGTGAGAAGAGCATCGATGTCAACTTAATTTGCTACACCCTATTGTGATGGCTCGTGTGTAAACGAAAATCTGAGAAATACTTGCTGTTTGTCAAACAGGTGTTTTTTCCGCCCTGGGGGGCTGCTGTTGGCGCCAACTGGTGCAGAACAATCGCGGTATGAAACAAGTACTATCTTCGAGCAACCGGAAATTGATTCACTATTGCAAGACAGAGACACTTCAAAAGCATTGGCTGTACTGTAGCAGGCAGTACATGACAGCTAGAGCTTTGTCCATAAGCAAGTAACAAGGACCAAGCAAAGAACCTGCAGTACCACTAAGCAAAGATTAAATTGAGCTGCACTATTGCATTGCACCCGTTGTCAGTCTCATGGCCATGGAGAAAAGAACAGAGCTGCTCACATTACAGAACTGAATGAGCAGTCGAGCTGCTAAGCAAAACAGAGAAGTACTGAACCATTGCTACTGCTGACAGACGTGCATAGACAAGGATTAAACAAGTGCTCATGCATTCAGACATGTATTAGTTCATCGATTAACTCATCAACTACTAAACTGATCAGGCACACACGGTCAAAAGCATGCATGCAATGATTAGTTCCTGTAGCTTGGAAGTGACACGCCTATTTCAAAACAACTATCTCTGAATAATGGCCAAACCTTGCTTCTGCTGTCAGGGCTGGGCTGGTCGCTGCTGCTGATCTGCTCGACCGGCTTGCTCCGCACCGCGAACTGGGCCTAGCGTGGCCTGCCTGAGCCGCTCTGGGCCGGCGTGCTTGGCTGGGCTGGCGTGCAGCTTGCCTCGCCTGGTCCGTGAGTGCCGGCCTGTGGAGCCCAGCGCAGCAGCGTCGCGCTTGGCACGCGTGCGGCACGCGTGCCTCTGCCCGATAGAAGAACAGAGACGAACAGAGCAAGAACACGACGAACAAAGCTCAACTTTGAATCAAAAGTCCTCTCTCGAAACTCCACGGATCCAAATGAAACTTGATCCATAGAAGCAAAACCTCAACCTCAAGGGCTAACAGATCCATGACAAAGATTTTGAAAAACTCAAGTATCCATGGTGGATTTAGGAGAGAACCGAATGCCCTCCACGAAGAACACGGTCTGGGAAAACTCAAATTCAAGCCAAATTCGTGAGTGATTTGAGGGTGGTCAGATCAAAGTTGCTCACAAAGATCTTAGCAACAAATTCCCCCAACAAACCTTGTGGGATTTGGATTCAAACATGAAGAACAAAGAGCCGGCCCAAGGAGAAAGAATGCGTTAGGGTTCTGAGGAACCGGCTGCGTGGGTGTTTTGCTCACCCGAAGAGCACGCGCAGCCGTCCATCGAGATGGACGGCTGAAGGACGCCGGGTCGGATTTAGCCCAGACGGAAGGCCGCGGTAGGCCGCTTTGGCAGCTTGGGCCCAGGCTGTGGCCTGCTAAGCCGTGGGCGAGTATGCGACGCAAGCCGAGCCAGCGAGCGCGCGAACAGGCTGGGCCGCAACTGAGTTTTGGGCTGGGCCGTTTTCTTCGTGCCAGCCGCAAATCAGCTGAGGACAGGCATGGGATCGAGTTTTGGGTTGCGATGGGCCACTTCCGCGCTTGAGCCAAAGGAACAGAGAAGTTTGAGTCCgtttcgtttttctttttctagtgAATTTAGCATAATTTCTGGAAATTGATTAGTGGCTCAAATAAAAAGACTTTAATGAGTTTTTTCTGTGGGTAAAATCCAAAAATTAAGTTTAAACTTTCTCTATATTAAGATTGAGTTAAGAAGAATTTTTAGCTTTATTTTGCCaattttatgcattaagttgaAGTCTTTAGTctatttttctaattaaattggaaccaacgcgaaaatttaattagaaaataagtaTTTTTTCTGAGTATGATAATTTTATCTACTGACCAACATTTTTGATAAAATTGTTGTACTATAAGTTTTGTTTTATGATTATTAATTCTATTTCtacccaacggtgatatagaaTTGATATTGAGAAGTCTTCtgttttaatttgaccaacGTTAAATTAActcttttttctgaatttttatttTCAGGCAATGATATGAGTTTTATCTCGTCCATCGAGCCCCTCACAGGAGGGAACTACGCCTCGTGGCGAGAGAAAGTCGAGATAGCGCTTGTGCTGTCCGACATTGATTTGGCACCGACTGCTCCTTGTCCCATAGAACCTAAGGATCCCGTGAGGGCCGAGAATGAAGGTGAAGATGATTTCAACGTCCCATAGAACCTACGGACCCCGTGAGGGCTGAGAATGAAAGTGACGATGATTTCATGCACCAATAAGAATGCAGTACGATCTCGATCGTGCGAAGCGGGACTTATCGAATAGGAAGTGTATGATGGTGATCAAAAGCTCCATCACGGAAGCAATTAGGGGAGCAATCCCAGAGTGTAAGACCGCCAGTGAGTACCTGACAAAGGTGGAGAGTCAGTATGAAGTACCCTCATAAGGAAGCCTGTCACTATGAAGTACACTAGCGGCGGCGTAAGGGATCACGTATTGCGAATGAGCAATATGTCTTCCAAGCTTAAGTCTATGGAGATGGATCTTCCAGAAGCATTCATAGTTCATCTGATCTTTACCTTACTGCCCAAAGTATTTGAGGCTTTTGCTGTGAATTACAACTCACAACCAGAAAAGTGGGGTGTTGAAAAGATGATCGCCATGTGCgtccaagaagaagagaggcttAAGGGCTCATCTGGTGATACTATTAATTACCTGAGCCAAAACAAGAAGAGGAATTTTCAGAATTCTAAGCCATAAGGGAAACCTCAGTGGAACACCTCTTCTTTCAAGGCACATGGAAAGGCTCTAATGCATGATCACCATCAAAGACCAAATCATGAAGAGGTGGTGGACAAGGACACTTGCAAGTGGTGCAAGAAGAAGGGACACTACCATAAGGATTGTCCAGATTTTCTGAAGCACCTGATGAGAAGAGGTGAGGATATTATTATATTTGTAGATGAATCTTTGTATGTAAGTTATgaaaaatctacttggtggattgactcaggcgcaattgttcatgttgcaaattcattaCAGTGATTCCATATGAGGAGGATCctgcaaagaggagaaaaaaGCATTGAAGTTGCCAATGGCGTCcaagctgaagtcgaagccgtcGGAGAACTCCCATTAGAATTAGGAAATGGATTTTTACTTCATTTGAGTGGTGTCCTTTTTGTACCCTCTTCGCATAGAAACTTAATAAGCGTATCGCGTTTAGATGATGATGGTTTTACTTGTCTTTTCAGTGATGGACAATGCAAAATCAAGTTTAATAATAAGATTGTTGGTCTTGCCTTCAGACAAGACGAGCTTTATTTATTATCACtttgtgagaatgtgaatgttgCAAGCGTTGAGAATGAGAATGCCTCCTCGTCTATGAATGTAAAGAATAAGCGGAAAAGAATTGATGATGCATCTTTGAAATTATagcactgtcgtttaggccatattttgagggggagaatagaatgcTTAGTTAAAGAATCAATTCTTCCACCTTTAGAATTTTCAGGTTTAGAGCAATGCAtcgattgcattaaaggaaagtttgtcaagaaaattaagaaagacgCCAAACGAAGCACAagaattttagaaataattcacaCGGATATCTGTGGTCCATTTCCTATAACATCTGTGGATGGTTATGATTCTTTTACAATGTTCGCAGATGATTATTCATGTCATGGTTACATTTATCCAATTAAAGGGTGTTCAGAAGTGTTGGATAAATTCAAGATATTTAAGGTTGAAGTAGAAAATCAACATAACTTAAAGATTAAAATAGTAAtatccgaccgtgggggggagtactacGGTCGGCATACCCCATagggccaagttcctggacttTTTGTGAGGTTTCtacaggaaaatggcatagttgcCCAGTACTCTACACCGAGCGAGCCTCGGCAGAATGAAGTAGTTGAAAGACGTAACCGTACCTTAATGGATATGGTGAGAAGCATAATAAGTTACTCCACTTTGCCGGCTAGTTTGTGGATGGAGGCGTTAAAAACCGCCATTCACATCCTTAATCAAGTTCCTAGTAAGTTGGTGTCTAAAACACCATATGAGTTATGGACTGGACAAGAGCCCTCACTCAATTATTTGCGTGTGTGGGGTTGTCCAGCTGAGGAGAAAGTCTTTAACCCAAACATTGGGAAATTAGATCCTAAGACAGTTAGTTGTCATTTCATTGGCTACCCTGAAAAGTCAAAAGGTTATCATTTATACTGTCCTGACAAACACACTAAGTTTGTAGAAATGAGGTACGTTGTGTTCCTGAAGGATGAGATGATTATGGGGAGTACGGTACCCTGAGAAATTAACCTTGAGGAGAAGCATGTATACGTACCCATTTTGATGATTTAGAAATGTTCGACAGTACAGAACACTGTGGTGACAGCACCTGTTGTTAGTTCTCCTATGGAAACGACGTATGAATATGAGGGACCTGTCCTTCAGGATCCTATAGAACATGTTGCCACACATGAGGAAGAGCTGCAACAGCTCCAAATGGAAGATGTGCCAGATGTTGAGGcccctagaaggtctcaaagagaAAGAAAGCCATCTATTCCTGACGACTATGAAGTCTGTCAATGAAAAAGTTCAAATGGAGGGAGAACCCACCTCATTTGAAGAAGCCATGAGGAGTGCtcactcatcgaagtggctTGAAGCCATGGAAGATGAAATGAGATCCATGAGTAGCAACAAAGTCtgggatttagaagaaattcctaaaggagccaaaataGTAGGCTGTAGATGGGtctacaaaacaaaatgtgactccaaagggaatgtcGATagatataaagcacgacttgttgcgAAAGGCTTCACACAAACAGAAGGAATAGACTATAATAAGACATTTTCTCCAGTCTCATGTAAGGATTCTTTTAGAATCATAATGGCTTTAGTGGCACACTAcgatttagagttacatcagatggatgtaaagatgaCTTTTCTTAATGGAGACCTAGAAGAAAATGTTTACATGGCACAACCCAAAGGTTTTATCGTGGAAGGAAAAGAACATATGGGATACCATATGAAGAAATCTATTTATGGATTAAAACAAGCCTCCAGGCAGTGGTACTTGAAGTTTCATGAGACAATAAGAAAGTTTGGGTTTAGTGAAAATCAGGAGGACAATTGCATACATGCAAAGTTTAAGATTGGAAAATTCATTTTCCTTATCCTATATGTAGATGACATCCTACTT containing:
- the LOC101779703 gene encoding disease resistance protein RPM1, which codes for MHSYFSYLHACPRHLKKCMLYLSVFPQDSIIRRMRLVRRWIAEGYSKGTDSISMEKYAEKLFDEVAALSIMQPVLKASKVIGYRVNGFFREYIISRPVEERVFFPVEVSALERGHGRLTTEGIGQHLAVGTFWNADRVVFEGLDFSRLRSLTVFGKFWPWYVSDRMRVLRVLDLENAIGGNSAFEEIVKLSRLKFLSLRGQRTVSRLPDSVGELVQLQTLDIRDTSIVALPPCITRLQKLQYIRAGTTIAWTQDDSLSAGEHSTPLSRRSRLLARFSRRGPDGSCRNGVEVPRGIARLKALQTLGAIDVNTAGDATLREIASLVFRQLKKLEVSGINRKTRALFNGNLDEAQHLESLSLQFEKNDHFVHWNYIRFPRGLRSLKMHGHVEQLPPDIKYRNNLLKLTLEKTTLFTTGDIKVIESLPSLRTLRLRVNKDQDGELQFHSGLFSKLEVLEIACKSKLSVWFDNGAMEKLEQLKIHCLQGSEMQFSGLEHLVSLKQVWLIGFFGDALKVALKQQLHKHLKIPAPKLQVLY